In a genomic window of Candidatus Competibacteraceae bacterium:
- a CDS encoding substrate-binding domain-containing protein, which translates to MLGFTRENHLEGRYQAMLEKKALIVIIMAVFTAAGAGAQTPPDRFTVAGGFTPIPLMIKVGEQFVSKAPQYKPPQILYNDTTTGFKLFCAGAGPETPSINTGTRNVRPAELELCDKNGVNEIVRINLGRDALVAAQAAGGRLSSLSRKELFLAVAKDVPDPKDNAKLIANPYKSWKDINPALPDLKIQILAPESGIGLHQTYITSIVSPGCRQIDAFKALETSNPKDFEAVCKSFRKDDAYNEYTRTPSAIQELKNKPDILGIVALTMVLRDNLVTLSLDKMEPTLINVSRNTYGLTFPMFVFIKKSHVGLIPGLKEYLAELTSDAAMGTTGYFYDMGVIPLPLVERKQMRADVETLKVLSK; encoded by the coding sequence ATGCTTGGTTTTACCAGAGAGAATCATCTTGAAGGGCGCTACCAGGCCATGCTTGAGAAAAAAGCCCTTATCGTCATTATCATGGCAGTCTTTACGGCCGCTGGCGCTGGTGCCCAAACCCCGCCTGATCGTTTCACCGTCGCTGGTGGTTTTACTCCTATACCATTAATGATAAAAGTAGGCGAGCAATTTGTCAGTAAAGCCCCGCAATATAAACCTCCGCAGATTTTATATAATGATACAACGACTGGTTTTAAGCTTTTTTGCGCGGGAGCCGGGCCCGAAACACCGAGTATAAATACGGGTACCCGTAATGTTCGACCGGCTGAACTGGAGCTGTGCGATAAAAATGGCGTCAATGAGATCGTTCGGATTAATCTGGGACGTGACGCGCTTGTTGCCGCTCAGGCTGCGGGCGGTAGACTTTCCAGTTTGAGCCGAAAGGAGCTCTTTTTGGCTGTCGCCAAAGATGTTCCCGACCCAAAAGATAATGCAAAACTGATTGCCAATCCTTATAAAAGCTGGAAGGATATCAATCCCGCCCTGCCGGATCTCAAGATTCAAATACTGGCCCCGGAGTCGGGTATCGGCCTTCATCAAACCTATATAACATCCATCGTATCGCCGGGTTGTAGACAAATCGATGCGTTTAAGGCATTAGAAACCAGTAACCCAAAAGACTTTGAGGCCGTCTGCAAGAGTTTTCGCAAGGATGACGCCTATAATGAGTACACTCGCACTCCTTCCGCTATTCAAGAATTGAAAAACAAGCCAGATATTTTAGGCATTGTGGCGTTGACCATGGTGTTGAGAGATAATTTAGTCACTTTATCCTTAGACAAGATGGAGCCGACCCTTATCAATGTTTCTCGGAATACCTATGGCCTGACATTTCCAATGTTCGTGTTTATCAAGAAATCGCATGTAGGGCTTATTCCGGGCCTTAAGGAATATTTGGCTGAACTGACCTCGGATGCCGCCATGGGCACGACAGGATACTTCTATGATATGGGCGTCATTCCATTGCCGCTGGTCGAGCGAAAACAAATGCGGGCGGATGTCGAAACATTGAAAGTGCTGTCCAAATAG
- a CDS encoding NUDIX hydrolase, whose translation MDWSPHLTVATIVERDGRFLLVEEYADGDGLVYNQPAGHLDEHETLAAAAIRETLEETAWEVQIDAIVGVYYWTHPKGHTFVRTCFVGTALQHHPDQPLDQGIERALWLTRQEIVALGPKLRSPLVLRCIDDYLAGKRHPLNVFTYL comes from the coding sequence ATGGATTGGTCACCACACCTGACCGTCGCCACCATCGTCGAACGCGATGGCCGCTTTCTGCTGGTCGAGGAGTACGCCGACGGTGACGGGTTGGTTTACAACCAACCCGCCGGCCATTTGGACGAGCACGAAACGCTGGCGGCGGCGGCCATTCGCGAAACCCTGGAAGAGACGGCTTGGGAAGTTCAAATCGACGCCATCGTCGGCGTCTATTATTGGACTCATCCCAAGGGTCATACCTTCGTGCGCACCTGTTTTGTCGGCACCGCCTTGCAGCATCATCCCGACCAACCGCTCGATCAGGGTATCGAACGGGCGCTGTGGTTGACCCGCCAGGAAATCGTCGCCTTGGGACCAAAATTGCGCAGCCCCCTGGTGTTACGTTGTATCGATGATTATCTGGCGGGGAAACGCCATCCCTTGAATGTGTTCACTTATCTTTGA
- a CDS encoding DUF3365 domain-containing protein gives MRFVSIPALGVMLLATGIALAPYLGTAAPPKKSPEKTPPEIIASREAAQQFGAALKEALQHAIDNGGPANGISVCHDKAGQIATDFSQQKGILIGRTSLKIRNPDNAPDNWELAVLKQFEARKEQGEPADSLEFAAVIEDDQGKKTFRYMKAIPTAALCVKCHGESIEAEVEAKLKELYPNDQARGFKEGDLRGAFTLAAPVP, from the coding sequence ATGCGATTCGTTTCAATTCCCGCCCTGGGCGTAATGCTGCTGGCTACCGGCATCGCACTGGCTCCCTACTTAGGGACCGCCGCGCCCCCGAAGAAATCCCCGGAAAAAACGCCGCCCGAAATCATCGCCAGCCGGGAAGCGGCTCAACAATTCGGCGCCGCTTTGAAAGAGGCCCTGCAACACGCCATCGATAACGGCGGTCCAGCCAACGGCATCAGCGTCTGCCACGATAAAGCCGGACAAATCGCCACGGATTTTTCTCAGCAAAAGGGCATCCTGATCGGTCGGACCAGCCTGAAAATCCGCAATCCCGACAATGCGCCGGACAACTGGGAACTGGCGGTGCTCAAACAGTTCGAAGCCCGCAAGGAACAAGGCGAACCTGCTGATTCGCTGGAATTTGCCGCGGTGATCGAAGACGATCAAGGCAAAAAAACGTTTCGCTACATGAAAGCCATCCCCACCGCCGCGCTCTGCGTGAAATGTCACGGCGAGAGCATCGAGGCCGAGGTGGAGGCCAAGCTGAAGGAACTGTATCCGAACGATCAGGCGCGCGGTTTCAAGGAAGGCGACCTGCGCGGCGCGTTCACCCTGGCCGCGCCGGTTCCCTGA
- a CDS encoding 4a-hydroxytetrahydrobiopterin dehydratase has translation MNLSEKLCVPCRGGIPPLALAEAETLLEQAPGWRLLENGTRLERQFRFKDFAAALAFVNRVGELAEREGHHPDLGFGWGYVNVLLYTHKIKGLHENDFIVAAKINQLPA, from the coding sequence ATGAATCTGTCCGAGAAGCTGTGTGTCCCTTGTCGCGGCGGCATTCCGCCGCTCGCGCTGGCTGAGGCTGAAACCTTGTTGGAGCAAGCACCGGGTTGGCGGTTGCTGGAAAACGGCACCCGGTTGGAGCGCCAGTTCCGCTTCAAGGATTTCGCCGCCGCGTTGGCGTTCGTCAATCGAGTCGGCGAACTGGCGGAACGGGAAGGGCATCATCCCGACCTCGGTTTTGGTTGGGGGTACGTCAACGTGTTGCTGTATACCCATAAAATAAAAGGTCTGCACGAGAATGATTTCATCGTGGCGGCCAAGATCAACCAACTGCCCGCCTGA
- a CDS encoding glucokinase codes for MTQHTTKTPDLIADIGGTNARFALAAPDGRISAERILSGAAYPDLIEAAAAYLRDIPEPRPRRAAVAVATPITGDWIQFTNSPWSFSTEAARQALGLERLVILNDFTALALALPLLGPDERRAVGGGMTVEKAPIALLGAGTGLGVSGLVWSGNHWIPLEAEGGHVTFSASDAREWAVYQVLQQRFGHVSPERLLSGPGLVNAYTALAEIQGWRAENLAPADITDRAMAESCPHCIEVLELFCGALGTAAGNLAITLGARGGVYIGGGIVPRLGQLFDRSSFRARFETKGRFSAYLAAIPTWVITAANPALRGAAAALG; via the coding sequence ATGACCCAGCACACGACCAAGACCCCGGATTTGATCGCCGACATCGGCGGCACCAACGCTCGTTTCGCCCTGGCAGCGCCGGATGGTCGCATTAGCGCCGAGCGCATTCTGAGCGGCGCCGCCTATCCCGATTTGATTGAGGCCGCCGCCGCCTATTTGCGCGATATTCCAGAACCGCGTCCGCGGCGCGCCGCCGTCGCCGTCGCTACGCCTATCACCGGCGATTGGATTCAATTCACCAACAGCCCGTGGTCGTTTTCCACGGAGGCGGCCCGTCAGGCGTTGGGGTTAGAACGACTGGTGATTCTGAACGACTTCACGGCGCTGGCGCTGGCGCTGCCGCTGCTCGGTCCGGACGAACGCCGGGCGGTCGGCGGTGGCATGACGGTTGAAAAGGCCCCCATCGCCTTGTTGGGCGCGGGCACCGGCTTGGGCGTATCGGGGCTGGTATGGTCGGGCAACCACTGGATTCCGCTGGAAGCCGAAGGCGGCCATGTCACCTTTTCCGCCTCCGACGCGCGGGAATGGGCGGTCTATCAAGTCTTACAGCAGCGCTTCGGCCATGTCTCACCCGAACGGCTGTTGTCCGGGCCCGGCTTGGTCAACGCCTACACCGCGCTCGCTGAAATCCAAGGCTGGCGGGCCGAAAATCTGGCCCCGGCCGACATCACCGACCGGGCCATGGCGGAAAGCTGCCCGCATTGCATCGAGGTGCTGGAACTGTTTTGCGGCGCGCTGGGCACGGCGGCGGGCAATCTGGCGATCACTTTGGGCGCGCGCGGCGGCGTCTATATCGGCGGCGGCATCGTTCCCCGCTTGGGACAGTTGTTCGATCGTTCCTCGTTCAGAGCGCGCTTCGAAACCAAAGGCCGGTTCAGCGCGTATCTGGCCGCCATCCCGACTTGGGTGATCACCGCCGCCAATCCGGCATTAAGAGGCGCGGCGGCGGCGCTGGGTTGA
- the aceA gene encoding isocitrate lyase has protein sequence MSFLSVEQLKKDWAENPRWKGIKRGYSAEDVVRLRGNLPVEYSLAQRGAEKLWNLITTTPYVNCLGALTGGQAMQQAKAGVKAIYLSGWQVAADNNTYMSMYPDQSLYPVDSVPVVVERINNTFKRADEIQCARGIGPGQKDFVDYFLPIVGDAEAGFGGVLNAHELMKRMIRAGAAGVHFEDQLASVKKCGHMGGKVLVPSQEAVQKLIAARLAADVYGVPTVLLARTDAEAADLLTSDCDENDKPFCTGERTVEGFYKTKKGLDQAISRGLAYAPYADMVWCETGTPDLNFAKKFAEAIQAKNPGKMLAYNCSPSFNWKKNLDDATIAKFQRELGAMGYKYQFITLAGIHNMWYNMFDLSQDYVKRGMSAYVEKVQEPEFAARDRGYTFVSHQQEVGTGYFDDVTTVIQGGVSSVTALTGSTEEEQFH, from the coding sequence ATGTCATTTCTAAGCGTTGAACAACTGAAAAAAGATTGGGCCGAGAATCCCCGCTGGAAGGGCATCAAGCGCGGCTACAGCGCCGAGGATGTCGTGCGGCTGCGCGGCAATCTACCGGTCGAGTACAGCCTGGCGCAACGAGGCGCCGAAAAGCTGTGGAATCTGATCACCACCACTCCCTACGTCAACTGTCTGGGCGCGCTGACCGGCGGTCAGGCGATGCAGCAGGCCAAGGCCGGGGTCAAGGCGATTTATCTGTCCGGCTGGCAGGTCGCCGCCGACAACAACACCTATATGTCGATGTATCCTGATCAGTCCTTATATCCGGTCGATTCGGTGCCGGTGGTGGTCGAGCGCATCAACAACACCTTCAAGCGCGCCGACGAAATTCAATGCGCCCGCGGCATCGGGCCGGGTCAAAAAGACTTCGTGGATTATTTCCTGCCCATCGTCGGCGACGCCGAAGCCGGTTTCGGCGGGGTGCTGAACGCGCATGAGTTGATGAAGCGGATGATTCGCGCCGGGGCGGCGGGCGTCCATTTCGAGGATCAACTGGCCTCGGTCAAGAAGTGCGGCCACATGGGCGGCAAGGTGCTGGTGCCGAGCCAGGAAGCGGTACAGAAATTGATCGCCGCCCGCTTGGCGGCGGATGTTTACGGGGTTCCGACGGTCCTGTTGGCCCGCACCGACGCCGAAGCGGCCGACCTGTTGACCAGCGACTGCGACGAGAACGACAAGCCGTTTTGCACTGGCGAACGCACCGTCGAAGGCTTCTACAAGACCAAGAAAGGTCTGGATCAGGCGATTTCGCGCGGCCTGGCCTACGCACCCTACGCCGACATGGTGTGGTGCGAGACCGGCACGCCCGATCTCAACTTCGCCAAGAAATTCGCCGAAGCCATCCAGGCCAAGAATCCGGGCAAGATGCTGGCCTACAACTGCTCGCCGTCCTTCAACTGGAAGAAGAATCTGGACGACGCCACCATCGCCAAGTTCCAGCGCGAGCTAGGCGCGATGGGCTACAAATACCAATTTATCACTTTGGCCGGTATCCACAATATGTGGTACAACATGTTCGATCTATCCCAAGATTATGTGAAGCGCGGGATGTCGGCCTATGTCGAAAAGGTGCAAGAGCCGGAATTTGCGGCTCGCGACCGGGGCTACACCTTCGTCAGCCACCAGCAAGAAGTCGGTACCGGCTACTTCGACGACGTGACCACCGTCATTCAGGGCGGCGTATCCTCGGTGACCGCGCTGACCGGTTCCACGGAAGAAGAGCAGTTCCACTGA